The following nucleotide sequence is from Siniperca chuatsi isolate FFG_IHB_CAS linkage group LG2, ASM2008510v1, whole genome shotgun sequence.
TTACTGAAGCTAAAGCGATGGCAGGTGAGAAGAACCTGGAGCATGGATGGATAGGAGATGGATGGATCGATGTATTAAAATTGGAATAAAAGTCAGTATACAATATAAAATCCGAACCAGTGATATGATCAGACCTCGCGTGAACGCGTGTCTCCAACATCTCAAGTGACGACAGGTTACTGAAGGGGAAGCGTACATTTTTTAGACTGACAAAATGTAACTTTGTCTGTTCCTGCATGCAacaacacaccaaaacacactcacGCCTTTCAAAACGAAAGAAGAAACTGGAATGGTTCAGTTCATAGAAACACTAGCTATGTAAAATACACAGTCACAGGGGGACGGGGTCAGGAAATTCACTTTCGTCTCTACTGGCTGCGCCGGCTGGCGCTTTTcatgaaaactaaaaaaaaacacgtcACGACAGTCTCAACCTGCGAGCAGAGACCAGTAGAGACCAGTTAGAGGAGACAAACTGGAGAAGGCTGAGACAGACTCAGCTGGCATCGCTTTCCCGTTCGGTTTACAGTACAGTCACTTCATATAAAACCTCCCACTCCCTTGTACATTGGATACACAGAACAACGTGGTAAATTcagataaaaaggaaaacaaaaaaagacaaataaagtaAACGAGCATAAAAAAACAAGCCCCTCAGATTTAGTGTTGTATGTTACAGCTTAGAGTACAAaagtaacagtgctgcctgtaTGTGCAGCAGGCTTTTACTTTTACATCCTCTCTCCTTTAAGTGTTTTTCATTACAGACCTTTTTAAAAACGCTCGATTCCCCCAGAAACCCACGATGTAAAATCATTCTTGTCCGTCTGTAAATGCGACATCCAGCTGAACGTcagcgagagagggagacataaagtaataaatgaggaagagagagagtaaaagagagaCGTAGCGTActtctttctgtgtttcataTATAAGACACtgagtaaaacaataaaatgcatctttctaaaaaaaacaacatggaaGTATTTGTAGTTTCCTCTCAgttcgctgtgtgtgtgtgtgcatgcttgtaaGTGTCTGTACATGTTTGTACTCTTCTTCAGTGTAATAAATCAATTAGTGTCATTAACGATCACAATAACCATGTGCTCCTCGTCCATATTACCCACAGTCCTTTTGGCAGCCTGCAGGTACTGTTGCGAGAACACTCCAGGAGGGAAGGCATACAGCATCGCCCCAGGCCCCCCCTCTTTTACGGCGGGCAGGCTCACGACTCCAGCTGCTTCCTTGTTCCGCAGGTAGGTCACCAGGTGGCGAAGCAAGCGGACCTGCAGCCCCGGCTCGGGGGCGGGGCCCTGGCGGTCGATGGGGCCCTGGAGAGCCAACAGGATGGCGAACCCGTCGGGCCGCCCGAGCTTAATGCGGCGCGACACCTCGTCGAGTCGGGTCTGGTCCATGCGGAGCCTCTGGACGATCTTCAGCTGGCTGGGCTGGTTCTGGCTCTGCAGCTTCAGGCTGTCCTTCATCATGGCGTTGAAGAACGAGGAGCCCCCCTCCAGCATGTACAGGTCTGTGGGAAAACTGCTGTTCTTCAGAGCGAAGAAGCCGTGCCACATCTTGGAGAGCGAGGCCTGGGCGAACTCGGACAGCGtgctgggagaggaggaggaggaggaggagtgcgTGTCCGTGTGGATCGCGGGAGAGCTGGCGGCGATGATCTCGCTGTTTCGATGGTGGTGGTTGTTGAGATGCTCGCCGGTGGACCTCTTGCTGTGGTGGCGGCCGACCGGTGGGTCTTCTTCGTTGGCGGCGGAGTGCCGTCCCCCTGCGCCGCTGTCAGGGGAGTGGTCTCTTGGCTCCGTGGTGGAGTCGGGAGCTCGGACCCGCGCTCGGTCTGGGCTCGCATCGGGAGAGACGGCCCCTAACTGACCTCGAACCCTCGacctccccctctccttctccctctccctctcctctgccgGCCTGTCGGTGGACgggctcctgctcctcctcctgttcctcctctcctccctctccttcagCCACCGCTCCCTGCTCCTGCTGCGGCTCCTCGCTCCTCTCACGCTCCTCCCAAACGCTTCCACTCCCGCCGCTCTCCTCTCCAGGCTGCGGGTGGGGCTGGTGGGGTAGTCTCTCTCCAGCAgggccctctctctctccctctgggaGAGGAGGCTGTGGGCGGGCGGCGACGAGCGGTCCCTGGCTCCCCTCAGCTCTCGCTCCAGGCTGCGGTGGCGACTGTAGGTCTCCCCGAGGAGGTCGTAGTGGGAGGGGGGAGCGACGGGGGGCTGGTAACCAGGAGGAAACGCGCGGGAGGGGCTCTCCTCAACTTTAGCAAAGTCCACCCTCAGACGCCGCTCGGGGCCACCTAAAGGGAAACCCCTCATCTGGGTGCAGGCGGCTTGGGCAGCGTCCAAACTTTCATACTGGATGTAAGCAAAGCTGTCCCCCTTAACGTAGTCGATATTCCTTATACTTCCAAAGCGGTCGAACTCTCGAGCGAGGGCGGCGAGGGAGTTTCCAGGCCCAAGACCGCCCACCCAGAGCCGCGTGGTGGGGTTAGCTTTGCCGTAGCCGATCTTTATTGGGTTGCCCCCGATGAGCCGCCCCTGCATGGCCACTTTGGCCCGGTGGGCCATGTCTAGGTTCTGAAACTTCACAAAAGCATACGCCCCACCCTGTCCACGAGCCGGGCGTTTAATCACAACATCCTCTATGATGCCGTACTTGTCAAAACCCCTCCTCAGTTCCGCTTCTGTGACGTTACCATCCAAATTTCCAATAAAGAGGTTGCTGGTCGCCCTCTGGTCATCCTCCGGTTTTAAGTCCTCCACCACTGGCATCGGAGGGAAGCCATAGGGCCTGCCCCTTTCATCCAGCATACCGTAATAATCCAGAagcctctccctgtctctgctgagTCCCAGGGTCTCCAAGGCGTAGTGTCTGGCTCTGAGGTCTCTGATGTTGCTCACGCCGGGCCCCGGCGGGGAGAGGGAGCGCTGCCGGTAGGGGTACGGCGCGTGCAGGGGCAAATAACCGGCGTCAGGCGGTGTGACGCTCCGCCTCCTCACGTACATGGGTTCAATCTTAAGCTGTCGGTCACCCAGAACTAACCTGGCGGATTTAGCGTGCCTGGCCTCTTTGGCGTCCTCCGGGTGCCGGAAATTCACGTAGGCGATCCGGCCCAGCTCCGGCGTGTGCGACAGCTTCACGCTGACGTCCCCGAACTTTTTGAACTCGTGAAACAGCGCGTCCTCCACGTCCTCGTCCGAGACCTGCGAGCCGAGGTTGCTGATGAGCAGCGTTTTGTACTCCAGGGTGCCCGGCCTGGCGGCGGGGAGCTCCGCCGCCGTGGTCCGCAGCGGCGGGCGACCGAGGAGGCTGAGCTCATGTCGGTGGTGGAGCTCCAGGGCGGCCGCTCGCTCCTCCCGGAGCCGCGGCTTCTCTCGCTCCCTGCTTCGGCTCCGTCGGTGATATCCCCGGCTCTCCGCCAGCAGCAGAGCCAGGGGCGGCGGTGGCAGCTCCTCTCTCCGCGCGCTCTCTCGTTCCCTTTCCCGTATGCGTTTAGCGAGGGCCCTGGACGGACTAGTCTCTCTCCCGGCCTGCCTCTTCATTTTCAAAGGGTGATGGAGCTCAAACTTTTCGGTGCTTGCAACGGGAATCCGGCCTGGAGAGCGAATCCCAGGGGTGTTAGCAAAAACAACGTGGCACACGGCGGCCCCGACAAAAAAACGCTACCACTCCAGACGCCGAACACTTGCATATATATcgaaataaaagcataaagTCGTTTAAAAACATGTCAGCATCATAGGATCTGCACCTACGCCGCCATCTTGGACAATAGGAATGTGCGCTTTTCCTTTGGAGGGCGGCGGAGACGGCGATGACGCCTGTCGGCCGCCGTCATGACGCGTCATGACGCGTCACGCTTTGTTTTGGACACCGGgacaaacaacaataaataaaacaatacattttattttattagactACTTTATTTATGTGAGACGTGCATTTTAAATCCCGTGTGGGACCAAGAGTCGTTTACAGAGAagagatttttaaaatgaaaaagataagataactttattgatcccacacACCAGAGAAAATTcacttgttacagcagctcaatagtcaaaaatacaaatatatatatatatatatatatatatatatacaaataaaagcTATATACACTGACAGAATGGACAgaagtcatgtttttatttagctagtttgaactacatacacagttagctggttttaactggtttatttaaagttagctagttttaactgctttatatacagttagctagttttaactgctttatatacagttagctagttttaactactttatatacagttagcttgttttaactactttatatacagttagctggttttaactggtttatatacagttagctagttttaactgctttatatacagttagctagttttaactgctttatacacagttagctagttttaactgctttatacacagttagcttgttttaactactttatatacagttagcttgttttaactactttatatacagttagctggttttaactggtttatatacagttagctagttttaactgctttatatacagttagctagttttaactgctttatacacagttagcttgttttaactgctttatacacagttagctagttttaactgctttatacacagttagcttgttttaactactttatatacagttagctagttttaactgctttatatacagttagctagttttaactactttatacacagttagctagtt
It contains:
- the rbm15b gene encoding putative RNA-binding protein 15B, producing the protein MKRQAGRETSPSRALAKRIRERERESARREELPPPPLALLLAESRGYHRRSRSREREKPRLREERAAALELHHRHELSLLGRPPLRTTAAELPAARPGTLEYKTLLISNLGSQVSDEDVEDALFHEFKKFGDVSVKLSHTPELGRIAYVNFRHPEDAKEARHAKSARLVLGDRQLKIEPMYVRRRSVTPPDAGYLPLHAPYPYRQRSLSPPGPGVSNIRDLRARHYALETLGLSRDRERLLDYYGMLDERGRPYGFPPMPVVEDLKPEDDQRATSNLFIGNLDGNVTEAELRRGFDKYGIIEDVVIKRPARGQGGAYAFVKFQNLDMAHRAKVAMQGRLIGGNPIKIGYGKANPTTRLWVGGLGPGNSLAALAREFDRFGSIRNIDYVKGDSFAYIQYESLDAAQAACTQMRGFPLGGPERRLRVDFAKVEESPSRAFPPGYQPPVAPPSHYDLLGETYSRHRSLERELRGARDRSSPPAHSLLSQRERERALLERDYPTSPTRSLERRAAGVEAFGRSVRGARSRSRSRERWLKEREERRNRRRSRSPSTDRPAEEREREKERGRSRVRGQLGAVSPDASPDRARVRAPDSTTEPRDHSPDSGAGGRHSAANEEDPPVGRHHSKRSTGEHLNNHHHRNSEIIAASSPAIHTDTHSSSSSSSPSTLSEFAQASLSKMWHGFFALKNSSFPTDLYMLEGGSSFFNAMMKDSLKLQSQNQPSQLKIVQRLRMDQTRLDEVSRRIKLGRPDGFAILLALQGPIDRQGPAPEPGLQVRLLRHLVTYLRNKEAAGVVSLPAVKEGGPGAMLYAFPPGVFSQQYLQAAKRTVGNMDEEHMVIVIVNDTN